From Chromatiales bacterium, a single genomic window includes:
- a CDS encoding gamma-glutamylcyclotransferase codes for MPEPRYLFVYGTLRQDSHHPMSQVLQRHARRLGPAVFAGRLYRVSWYPGARDAMQPGEVVHGELYQLLRPGCLQILDDYEGPDFARVQREVRAGPRHYTAWIYLYTPAAADLPRIPGGDFTAITRRGAHTR; via the coding sequence ATGCCTGAGCCGCGGTACCTGTTCGTCTATGGCACGCTGCGACAGGATAGCCATCATCCCATGTCGCAGGTATTACAGCGCCATGCCCGGCGGCTGGGGCCTGCCGTCTTTGCCGGCCGCCTGTATCGCGTGAGCTGGTATCCCGGCGCCCGGGACGCGATGCAGCCGGGAGAGGTCGTCCATGGCGAGCTCTACCAGCTCCTCCGTCCGGGCTGCCTGCAGATCCTGGACGACTACGAAGGCCCCGATTTTGCCCGCGTGCAGCGCGAGGTCCGTGCCGGACCGCGGCATTACACGGCCTGGATCTATCTCTACACCCCCGCGGCAGCGGATCTGCCGCGCATTCCGGGCGGCGACTTCACCGCCATCACCCGCCGCGGCGCTCATACGCGGTGA
- a CDS encoding FHA domain-containing protein — translation MTERRKGDRRRYGQRPNYPLVDSDGNLITRNRRRVVERRYRQASEEEVVEAAPAVAETTAGSRLVLNLSGQEVALEAPVSGFVVGRHSESDLRADSKTVSRRHLSISWDGGHFVVTDSSSNGTFVVDAAGVTHHLSGEHLALSGGGVMYLGLPPDDPRAVKLAYHLA, via the coding sequence ATGACCGAGAGACGCAAAGGCGACCGTCGTCGCTATGGCCAACGACCGAACTACCCCCTCGTGGACAGTGACGGCAACCTGATCACCCGGAACCGTCGCCGGGTCGTGGAGCGCCGCTACCGGCAGGCGTCGGAGGAGGAGGTGGTCGAGGCGGCACCGGCCGTGGCCGAGACAACCGCCGGGTCGCGGCTGGTCCTGAACCTGTCGGGCCAGGAGGTGGCGCTGGAGGCCCCGGTGAGCGGGTTCGTGGTCGGTCGTCACAGCGAGAGCGACCTGCGTGCCGATTCCAAGACCGTGTCCCGGCGGCACCTGAGCATCAGCTGGGATGGCGGGCACTTCGTCGTGACCGACTCGAGCAGCAATGGCACCTTCGTGGTGGACGCCGCTGGTGTGACCCACCACCTCAGTGGCGAGCACCTGGCGCTGTCGGGTGGTGGCGTGATGTACCTGGGGCTGCCGCCGGACGATCCCCGGGCGGTGAAGCTGGCCTACCACCTGGCCTGA
- a CDS encoding HDOD domain-containing protein, which translates to MAPPVSTQLDTWLARIGHGGLPILSETDRQIAALARRDGSTANELATVILRDPAMTSQVLRVANTVFYNPTRHRISTISRAVVVLGFNAIFTICVSKTVLDAFGGADAQQEALAAIARSLHAGVQARAFAELLRSSQIGDFEPEDVFIAALLFNLGEIALWTHAPDKALEIIRRAGNGGIGDEASQRAVLGFTLAELTCALSRDWHLSPLLDQTLSPEHGRSALGRLIRRANEVSEALARGQRERQLELAEKVAELLQQRPRDVRERIHASLQAARELVAGYGLDTSMLEAVAAETNSPNQPVAVPDRQTVQLQILGEIAALLGERTEAGLLLEMVTEGIYRGVGLARVALLLLSKNRQQLVTKIALGQDADALRKDLQLSLATAPRLQELLQAGQPAWLRAGEGRDAVLARAVGEPACFLMPVGLPGHMIGLLYADQGNAPDAPPLGEADYQGFRLFGRQASLGLAYLDPR; encoded by the coding sequence ATGGCCCCGCCCGTCTCCACCCAGCTCGATACCTGGCTCGCCCGCATCGGGCATGGCGGCCTGCCGATACTCTCGGAAACGGACCGGCAGATCGCGGCGCTGGCGCGACGCGATGGCAGCACGGCCAACGAGCTGGCAACTGTCATCCTGCGCGACCCGGCCATGACCTCCCAGGTCCTGCGCGTGGCCAATACCGTCTTCTACAATCCCACCCGCCATCGCATCAGCACCATCAGTCGTGCGGTGGTCGTGCTGGGTTTCAATGCCATCTTCACCATCTGCGTCTCCAAGACCGTGCTCGACGCCTTCGGCGGGGCCGATGCCCAGCAGGAGGCCCTGGCCGCCATCGCCCGCTCGCTGCATGCCGGCGTCCAGGCACGAGCCTTCGCCGAGCTGCTCAGATCCAGCCAGATCGGCGACTTCGAGCCGGAGGACGTCTTCATCGCCGCCCTGCTCTTCAACCTGGGTGAGATCGCCCTGTGGACCCATGCACCCGACAAGGCCCTGGAGATCATCCGCCGGGCGGGGAACGGCGGCATAGGCGACGAGGCCAGTCAGCGCGCCGTGCTGGGCTTCACGCTGGCCGAACTCACCTGTGCCCTGAGCCGGGACTGGCACCTGAGCCCGCTGCTGGACCAGACACTGTCGCCCGAGCACGGCAGGTCCGCCCTCGGCCGCCTGATCCGGCGGGCCAACGAGGTGAGCGAGGCACTGGCACGCGGGCAGCGCGAACGTCAGCTGGAACTGGCCGAGAAGGTCGCCGAGCTGCTGCAGCAAAGGCCGCGCGACGTGCGTGAACGCATCCACGCCAGCCTGCAGGCCGCACGGGAGCTGGTGGCCGGCTACGGTCTGGATACGTCGATGCTGGAGGCCGTGGCCGCCGAGACAAACAGCCCGAATCAGCCGGTGGCAGTACCGGACCGACAGACTGTGCAACTGCAGATACTGGGCGAGATCGCGGCCCTGCTCGGCGAACGCACCGAGGCGGGGCTGCTGCTGGAGATGGTGACCGAGGGGATCTATCGCGGCGTGGGATTGGCGCGGGTGGCGTTGCTGCTGCTCAGCAAGAACCGGCAGCAGCTGGTGACGAAGATTGCCCTCGGCCAGGACGCCGATGCACTGCGCAAGGATCTGCAGCTCTCGCTGGCCACGGCCCCGCGCCTGCAGGAGCTGCTGCAGGCCGGCCAGCCGGCGTGGCTGAGGGCCGGCGAGGGCCGTGACGCCGTGCTGGCGCGCGCCGTCGGGGAACCGGCCTGCTTTCTCATGCCCGTCGGCCTGCCCGGTCACATGATCGGCCTGCTGTACGCGGACCAGGGAAACGCCCCCGATGCCCCGCCGCTCGGCGAGGCCGACTACCAGGGCTTTCGCCTGTTCGGCCGGCAGGCCAGCCTGGGGCTGGCCTATCTCGACCCCCGCTAG
- a CDS encoding universal stress protein: MSYQHIIAAVDFSAASQRVLERAMDLTRRHEARLTLIHVFEYFPPLDIADTPLGSVSWGVNEQELVELHRQQLGKLAARLADPPILHHLLTGNPRDEIVGYAREQQADLIVIGSHGRRGIGRLLGSTAAAVLHHAPCDVLAVRIRDDA; the protein is encoded by the coding sequence ATGTCCTACCAGCACATCATCGCCGCCGTCGATTTCTCGGCCGCCTCGCAGCGGGTGCTCGAGCGCGCCATGGATCTCACGCGCCGGCACGAGGCGCGCCTGACGCTGATCCACGTCTTCGAGTACTTCCCCCCGCTGGACATCGCCGACACCCCCCTGGGCTCGGTGAGCTGGGGCGTGAACGAGCAGGAACTGGTGGAGCTGCATCGCCAGCAGCTCGGGAAGCTCGCGGCCCGTCTCGCCGACCCGCCCATCCTGCATCACCTGCTCACCGGCAACCCGCGCGACGAGATCGTGGGCTATGCCCGCGAACAGCAGGCGGACCTGATCGTGATCGGTTCACACGGTCGCCGCGGCATCGGTCGCCTGCTGGGCTCCACGGCGGCGGCGGTGCTGCACCATGCGCCCTGCGACGTCCTCGCGGTGCGCATTCGCGACGATGCCTGA
- a CDS encoding DUF99 family protein: MSISHVIGFDDAPFARAHRGDVRIVGTVYADARLDGVLSGRVRRDGRNATEVLTRLVAGSRFRRHLQLVMIQGIAFAGFNVIDIHALHEALQLPVLVVARQAPDLPAIRRALLEKVRGGARKWRLIEAAGPMEPLAGVYVQRAGLSLDAAGEVLARFALHSRIPEPLRAAHLIAGGLEAGESRHRV; this comes from the coding sequence GTGTCCATCTCGCATGTGATCGGCTTCGACGACGCCCCCTTCGCCCGCGCGCACCGCGGCGATGTGCGGATCGTCGGCACGGTCTATGCCGATGCCCGCCTGGACGGTGTCCTCAGCGGCCGGGTGCGCCGCGACGGGCGCAATGCCACCGAGGTGCTGACGCGCCTGGTCGCAGGTTCACGCTTTCGCCGCCACCTGCAGCTGGTGATGATCCAGGGCATCGCCTTCGCCGGCTTCAATGTGATCGATATCCATGCCCTGCACGAGGCCCTGCAACTGCCGGTACTGGTGGTGGCGAGGCAGGCCCCCGACCTGCCGGCCATCCGGCGGGCGTTGCTGGAGAAGGTCCGTGGCGGGGCGCGCAAGTGGCGCCTGATCGAGGCCGCCGGGCCGATGGAGCCCCTGGCGGGCGTCTACGTGCAGCGCGCCGGCCTGAGTCTCGATGCGGCCGGCGAGGTGCTGGCGCGCTTCGCGCTGCATTCGCGGATACCCGAGCCGCTGCGTGCGGCCCATCTCATCGCGGGCGGCCTGGAGGCGGGCGAGAGTCGTCACCGCGTATGA
- a CDS encoding TIGR00730 family Rossman fold protein, with amino-acid sequence MIQDLKGDESWRLFRIISEFTEGFDKLSDLGFAVSVFGSARLTPDDAYYQAAQTISHRLAAAGFSVITGGGPGIMEAANRGAAEGGGSSVGLNITLPTEQRPNPYQNVSLEFRYFFARKVMFVKHSMGYVCLPGGFGTLDEFFEALTLLQTHKVYPMPLVLYGSEYWQGLLDWIRGTMLRHGAIGEEDLRYIELCDEPEQVVEVMLRHRDWKLGKIADAEERGTETRCACSPNPRGWTSLGGYAGLARLTGMRQWTGGNRENSSTSTASPTSADAMSASRRHPCHPWPNACCWRVRRSSGGDLAVPCSSSSWWPWPRPWVPSSTCCSCTRSRPRPYGAASSHPRCFPFRPRWPCRAG; translated from the coding sequence ATGATCCAGGACCTCAAGGGCGACGAATCCTGGCGCCTGTTTCGCATCATCAGTGAGTTCACCGAGGGCTTCGACAAGCTCTCCGACCTGGGCTTCGCCGTCTCCGTGTTCGGCTCGGCGCGACTCACGCCGGACGATGCGTATTACCAGGCGGCGCAGACCATCAGCCATCGCCTCGCCGCCGCCGGCTTTTCCGTGATCACCGGCGGTGGGCCCGGCATCATGGAGGCCGCCAATCGCGGGGCCGCCGAGGGGGGTGGCAGTTCGGTGGGGCTCAATATCACCCTGCCGACCGAGCAGAGGCCCAACCCCTACCAGAACGTGTCGCTGGAGTTTCGCTACTTCTTCGCGCGCAAGGTGATGTTCGTCAAGCACTCCATGGGCTACGTCTGCCTGCCCGGCGGTTTCGGCACACTGGACGAATTCTTCGAGGCGCTCACGCTGCTGCAGACCCACAAGGTCTACCCCATGCCGCTGGTGCTCTACGGCAGCGAGTACTGGCAGGGACTGCTCGACTGGATTCGCGGCACCATGCTGCGCCATGGCGCGATCGGCGAAGAGGACCTGCGCTACATCGAGCTATGCGATGAGCCGGAGCAGGTGGTCGAGGTGATGCTGAGACACCGCGACTGGAAGCTCGGCAAGATCGCCGACGCGGAGGAGCGGGGCACGGAGACTCGCTGTGCGTGCTCGCCAAACCCTCGTGGCTGGACTAGTCTCGGTGGATACGCCGGGCTGGCCCGGCTGACAGGGATGCGGCAATGGACAGGCGGGAACCGGGAAAACTCAAGTACATCAACGGCATCCCCTACCTCAGCGGACGCGATGTCCGCATCGAGGAGGCACCCCTGCCATCCCTGGCCGAACGCGTGCTGCTGGCGAGTCAGGCGCTCTTCGGGCGGCGATTTGGCGGTGCCGTGCTCGTCCTCCTCCTGGTGGCCCTGGCCGCGACCCTGGGTGCCCTCATCGACCTGCTGTTCCTGCACCCGGTCTAGGCCACGGCCGTACGGCGCCGCTTCCAGCCACCCCCGCTGTTTTCCTTTTCGGCCTCGCTGGCCTTGCCGGGCGGGGTGA
- a CDS encoding App1 family protein: protein MFWRRVLAGAAGLGLLPLAYADPLADPVKPDEDLLLFPTLCWPAEAGDGWQAELHAWVYEPPLIEAREAWRWLAGEVPVEDGEEILLRERLRWFLVDNERGKRLRLQVGATEFVTPPTTPDGHTRAQVSLTEPAAAVRYQAPDGRQFAAPLACAPRGGVSVISDIDDTLKISEVHDARALLANTFLRPWQAVEGMAGLYKELASHPGTRFHYLSASPWQLYVPLADFFAAEGLPEGSFHLKSFRLKDRSFFSLFADPYAYKLGLLEGLFSRLDGRRFILVGDSGEQDPEVYAEMARRYPGRVRAIVIREVGAVEPAVADARYAAAWDGLDDVALYRFAGDVPDELRKALSALAAADEPIP, encoded by the coding sequence ATGTTCTGGCGCAGGGTCCTGGCCGGGGCCGCGGGACTCGGTCTGCTGCCGCTGGCCTATGCCGACCCGCTGGCCGACCCGGTCAAGCCTGACGAGGATCTGCTGCTGTTCCCCACGCTGTGCTGGCCGGCCGAGGCCGGCGACGGCTGGCAGGCCGAGTTGCATGCCTGGGTGTACGAGCCGCCGCTGATCGAGGCACGGGAGGCCTGGCGCTGGCTGGCAGGTGAGGTGCCCGTCGAGGACGGGGAGGAGATCTTGCTCCGGGAGCGCCTGCGCTGGTTCCTGGTGGACAACGAACGGGGCAAGCGTCTGCGCCTGCAGGTCGGCGCAACGGAGTTCGTCACGCCGCCGACCACGCCCGACGGACACACCCGTGCGCAAGTCTCATTGACCGAGCCGGCCGCAGCGGTGCGTTACCAGGCGCCTGACGGGCGGCAGTTCGCCGCGCCCCTCGCCTGCGCCCCGCGCGGTGGCGTGAGCGTGATCTCCGACATCGATGACACGCTCAAGATCAGCGAGGTGCACGATGCCCGGGCGCTGCTCGCCAACACCTTTCTCCGGCCCTGGCAGGCCGTCGAGGGCATGGCCGGTCTCTACAAGGAGCTGGCGAGCCATCCGGGCACACGTTTTCATTATCTCTCGGCCAGTCCCTGGCAGCTCTATGTCCCGCTGGCGGACTTCTTCGCCGCCGAGGGGCTGCCCGAGGGCAGCTTCCATCTCAAGTCCTTCCGTCTCAAGGACCGCAGCTTCTTCTCGCTGTTCGCCGATCCCTATGCCTACAAGCTCGGCCTGCTCGAGGGCCTGTTCAGCCGCCTGGACGGGCGCCGCTTCATCCTGGTGGGTGATTCCGGCGAGCAGGACCCGGAGGTCTACGCCGAGATGGCGCGGCGCTATCCGGGGCGGGTACGCGCCATCGTGATCCGTGAGGTCGGCGCGGTGGAGCCGGCCGTGGCCGATGCGCGTTATGCGGCGGCCTGGGACGGGCTGGATGACGTCGCCCTGTACCGGTTTGCAGGCGACGTCCCCGACGAGCTGCGCAAGGCCCTGTCTGCCCTGGCCGCCGCCGATGAGCCGATACCCTGA
- the greB gene encoding transcription elongation factor GreB: MGRYRAPLGRGSPYITPEGARRLREELHQLWSVERPQVTKAVQEAAALGDRSENAEYIYGKKRLREIDRRVRFLQKRLAELKVVDRAPDDPDRVFFGAWVSLEDAAGEQRRYRIVGPDEFDAEPAYISMDSPLARALLGRRIDDEVTVSLPRGEETWVILDVDYDAPAAGA, encoded by the coding sequence ATGGGACGTTATCGCGCGCCGCTCGGGCGCGGTTCACCGTATATCACCCCGGAAGGGGCGCGGCGTCTGCGCGAGGAGCTGCACCAGCTCTGGAGCGTGGAGCGGCCGCAGGTGACGAAGGCGGTGCAGGAGGCGGCGGCACTGGGCGACCGCTCCGAGAACGCCGAGTACATCTACGGCAAGAAGCGCCTGCGCGAGATCGATCGCCGGGTGCGTTTCCTGCAAAAGCGGCTGGCCGAGCTGAAGGTCGTGGACCGGGCGCCGGACGACCCCGACCGGGTCTTTTTCGGCGCCTGGGTGAGCCTGGAGGATGCGGCAGGGGAACAACGACGCTATCGCATCGTCGGGCCGGACGAGTTCGACGCCGAGCCGGCCTACATCAGCATGGACTCGCCGCTGGCACGCGCCCTGCTCGGCAGGCGTATCGACGACGAGGTGACGGTCTCCCTGCCGCGGGGCGAGGAGACCTGGGTGATACTCGACGTCGACTATGATGCCCCGGCGGCGGGCGCCTGA